One stretch of Methanobacterium aggregans DNA includes these proteins:
- a CDS encoding flippase — MAAIRRIAKNTGVLFIAQIITYVLGFFITMYTARYLGAGGFGVLSLALSITGILGVFSDLGLSTLMVRDVARDKFLTGKYVVNLSVLKVFLSVLTFGLVAATVTILGYPELVGTVIYLITLSTVLNAFTLVLNSVFQANEKMEYISVNYILNSVLMAAGTALGIYYALDVVYFASVYVISCLLVLILAFIIYVWKFSLPKLEIDLSFWKPTLNEAWPFGVSTVLANIYYFADSVILSVMVSTEVVGWYNAAYRILAVMLFIPILLNTVLFPVMSQFYVTSKDSFKLVYEKYFKYMAMIGIPIGVGTTLLADKIILLIFGSEYAPSIIALQILIWALVISFLSGAFTLLLQTSNKQMVITKITSINVVLNVVLNLILIPYFSYVGSSVVTVVTQLSAFLLSMKAVSDGGYGLTRKERSYLAKTVFASMIMGIFLFYFRDMNLFALILVATAIYFIVVCLINGFDDEDIAIVKNIINK, encoded by the coding sequence ATGGCTGCGATTCGGAGAATAGCAAAGAACACAGGTGTTTTGTTCATAGCCCAGATAATAACATACGTGCTGGGCTTTTTTATCACCATGTACACTGCCAGGTACCTGGGAGCTGGGGGGTTCGGTGTACTTTCCCTGGCACTTTCCATAACTGGTATCTTAGGTGTTTTCAGCGACCTCGGTCTGAGCACCCTCATGGTAAGGGACGTTGCACGGGACAAGTTCCTTACAGGTAAATACGTGGTGAACCTTTCGGTACTGAAGGTTTTTCTGAGTGTCCTGACCTTCGGACTTGTTGCAGCAACAGTTACAATTCTGGGCTACCCAGAACTCGTTGGCACAGTTATTTACCTCATCACATTATCAACTGTGCTGAACGCCTTTACCCTGGTTTTAAATTCTGTTTTCCAGGCCAATGAAAAAATGGAGTACATATCAGTTAACTACATTTTGAACAGCGTTTTAATGGCCGCGGGTACTGCCCTTGGAATATACTACGCTTTAGATGTGGTTTACTTCGCTTCAGTTTACGTTATCTCATGTCTCCTGGTTCTGATCCTCGCCTTCATCATCTACGTCTGGAAGTTTTCTTTACCCAAACTGGAAATTGATCTAAGTTTTTGGAAACCTACACTGAATGAAGCCTGGCCCTTTGGAGTGAGCACGGTTCTGGCTAACATTTACTACTTTGCAGACTCAGTGATACTGTCTGTGATGGTCAGTACTGAAGTGGTGGGCTGGTACAACGCAGCCTACAGGATACTGGCAGTTATGCTGTTCATTCCAATCCTCCTCAACACTGTGCTCTTTCCAGTGATGTCCCAATTCTACGTAACATCCAAAGATTCCTTCAAGCTGGTTTATGAAAAATATTTCAAGTACATGGCAATGATTGGAATTCCAATAGGTGTGGGAACAACGCTGCTGGCTGACAAGATCATCCTTCTCATCTTTGGAAGTGAGTACGCACCCTCAATAATTGCCCTGCAGATACTCATCTGGGCACTTGTAATCAGCTTCTTAAGCGGTGCATTCACGCTTTTACTACAAACATCAAATAAACAGATGGTTATAACCAAGATAACCTCTATCAACGTGGTTTTAAATGTTGTTCTCAACTTAATTTTGATACCCTACTTCAGTTACGTAGGGTCAAGTGTTGTTACAGTTGTAACACAATTATCTGCTTTTTTATTATCCATGAAGGCAGTTTCTGACGGCGGATATGGGTTAACCAGGAAAGAGAGATCATACCTGGCTAAAACAGTTTTTGCAAGCATGATCATGGGAATATTCCTTTTTTACTTCAGGGATATGAATTTATTTGCCCTGATTCTAGTGGCCACTGCAATATATTTCATAGTGGTGTGCCTGATCAACGGATTCGACGACGAGGATATTGCTATTGTTAAAAATATTATCAATAAATAG